The proteins below come from a single Serratia ficaria genomic window:
- a CDS encoding 3-deoxy-7-phosphoheptulonate synthase, giving the protein MHKTDELRTARIDSLVTPQALADKLPISADIADNVTASRKRIEKILTGEDRRLLVVIGPCSIHDLDAAIDYAGRLNALRARYQDRLEIVMRTYFEKPRTVVGWKGLISDPALDGTFQVNRGIEMARRLLLEVNQLGLPTATEFLDMVVGQYIADLISWGAIGARTTESQIHREMASALSCPVGFKNGTDGNTRIAIDAIRAARAGHMFLSPDKNGQMTIYQTSGNPYGHIIMRGGKTPNYHATDIVAACDNLREFDLPEQLVIDFSHGNCQKLHRRQLEVAENVCQQIRAGSAAIAGVMAESFLVEGTQKIVAGQPLTYGQSITDPCLSWSDSEQLLAMLADAVDTRF; this is encoded by the coding sequence ATGCACAAAACAGATGAACTGCGGACCGCGCGCATCGACAGCCTCGTCACGCCGCAAGCGCTGGCCGATAAGCTGCCGATCTCGGCGGATATCGCCGATAACGTGACCGCGTCACGAAAACGCATTGAAAAAATCCTGACCGGTGAAGACCGCCGCCTGCTGGTGGTGATTGGCCCCTGCTCCATCCACGATCTCGACGCCGCCATCGACTACGCCGGCCGGCTGAACGCCCTGCGCGCTCGCTACCAGGATCGGCTGGAAATCGTGATGCGCACCTACTTTGAGAAACCGCGCACCGTGGTGGGCTGGAAAGGCCTGATTTCCGATCCGGCGCTGGACGGCACCTTCCAGGTTAACCGCGGCATCGAAATGGCGCGCCGCCTGCTGCTGGAGGTGAACCAGCTCGGCCTGCCGACCGCCACCGAGTTCCTGGATATGGTGGTCGGGCAATACATCGCCGATCTGATCAGCTGGGGCGCCATCGGCGCACGCACCACCGAAAGCCAGATCCACCGTGAAATGGCTTCCGCGCTGTCCTGCCCGGTCGGTTTCAAAAACGGCACCGACGGCAACACGCGCATCGCCATCGACGCCATTCGCGCGGCGCGCGCCGGGCATATGTTCCTCTCGCCGGACAAAAACGGCCAGATGACCATCTACCAGACCAGCGGCAACCCTTATGGCCACATCATCATGCGCGGCGGCAAAACGCCGAACTACCACGCCACCGACATCGTGGCCGCCTGCGACAACCTGCGCGAATTCGACCTGCCCGAACAGTTGGTGATCGACTTCAGCCACGGCAACTGCCAGAAGCTGCATCGCCGCCAGCTGGAAGTCGCCGAAAACGTCTGCCAGCAGATCCGCGCCGGCTCCGCCGCCATCGCCGGCGTGATGGCGGAAAGTTTCCTGGTGGAAGGCACGCAGAAAATCGTTGCCGGCCAGCCGCTGACCTATGGCCAGTCGATCACCGATCCCTGCCTGAGCTGGTCCGACAGCGAACAGCTGCTGGCGATGCTGGCGGACGCGGTCGATACGCGTTTCTGA
- the ppsR gene encoding posphoenolpyruvate synthetase regulatory kinase/phosphorylase PpsR: protein MGPAITAGTPFSGKEPRVERSVFYISDGTAITAEVLGHAVLSQFPVTATTFTLPFVETEARARAVCQQINDIYRATGVRPLVFYSIISLEVRDVIVQSEGFCQDIVQALVGPLQDELEVEPTPVPNRTHGLTASNLGKYDARIAAIDYTLAHDDGISLRNLDQAQVILLGVSRCGKTPTSLYLAMQFGIRAANYPFIADDMDNLHLPASLKPFQHKLFGLTIDPERLAAIREERRENSRYASLRQCRMEIAEVEALFRQNQIRYLNTTNYSVEEISTKILDILGMSRRMF, encoded by the coding sequence ATGGGGCCAGCGATTACAGCAGGAACACCGTTTTCAGGTAAGGAGCCTCGGGTGGAAAGAAGCGTTTTTTATATTTCGGATGGTACGGCGATCACCGCTGAAGTGCTGGGGCATGCGGTATTGTCACAGTTTCCGGTTACGGCCACGACCTTCACGCTGCCGTTCGTGGAAACCGAGGCGCGCGCGCGCGCGGTTTGTCAGCAAATCAACGATATTTATCGGGCCACCGGCGTCAGGCCGCTGGTGTTTTATTCGATCATCTCGCTGGAGGTGCGCGACGTCATCGTGCAAAGCGAAGGCTTCTGCCAGGATATCGTGCAGGCGCTGGTCGGCCCGCTGCAGGACGAACTGGAGGTGGAGCCGACGCCGGTGCCGAACCGCACCCACGGCCTGACGGCCAGCAATCTCGGCAAATACGATGCGCGCATCGCCGCCATCGATTACACGCTGGCGCACGATGACGGCATCTCGCTGCGCAATCTCGATCAGGCGCAGGTGATCCTGCTGGGCGTCTCGCGCTGCGGCAAAACGCCCACCAGCCTGTACCTGGCGATGCAGTTCGGCATTCGCGCCGCCAACTATCCGTTTATCGCCGACGATATGGACAATTTGCACCTCCCCGCGTCGCTGAAGCCGTTTCAGCACAAGCTCTTCGGCCTGACCATAGATCCGGAGCGCCTGGCCGCCATCCGCGAAGAACGGCGTGAAAACAGCCGCTATGCCTCGCTGCGCCAATGCCGCATGGAAATCGCCGAGGTCGAGGCGCTGTTTCGCCAAAACCAGATCCGCTACCTGAACACCACCAACTATTCCGTCGAGGAAATTTCGACCAAGATCCTCGATATCCTCGGCATGAGCCGCCGCATGTTCTGA
- the ppsA gene encoding phosphoenolpyruvate synthase, with protein MSNNGPDLRNVLWYNQLGMHDVDRVGGKNASLGEMITNLSDLGVAVPNGFATTAQAFNDFLEQSGVNQRIYQLLDQTDVDDVAQLAKAGAQIRQWVIDTPFHAEFEREINLAYQQLADGEPEASFAVRSSATAEDMPDASFAGQQETFLNVQGIDAVMVAIKHVFASLFNDRAISYRVHQGYDHRGVALSAGVQRMVRSDLASSGVMFTIDTESGFDQVVFITSAFGLGEMVVQGAVNPDEFYVHKPTLLKGNPAIVRRNMGSKKIRMVYAPSQDHGKQVRIEDVPEQQRTRFSLTDDEVQALARQAILIEKHYGRPMDIEWAKDGHTGKLLIVQARPETVRSNEQTMERYQLNGSGKVLVEGRAIGHRIGAGPVKVIHDISEMDRIQAGDVLVTDMTDPDWEPIMKKAAAIVTNRGGRTCHAAIIARELGIPAVVGCGHATDVLKDGQKVTVSCAEGDTGFVYSDMLDFTVQSSEVTELPDLPLKIMMNVGNPDRAFDFARLPNEGVGLARLEFIINRMIGVHPRALLEFDRQTPALQNEIRALMQGYDHPVEFYVGRLTEGIATLGAAFWPKRVIVRLSDFKSNEYANLVGGEKYEPHEENPMLGFRGAGRYVADSFRDCFALECEAVKRVRNEMGLTNVEIMVPFVRTVAQAEAVVAELARQGLKRGENGLKVIMMCEIPSNALLADQFLEHFDGFSIGSNDMTQLALGLDRDSGVVSELFDERNEAVKALLSMAIQAAKRHGKYVGICGQGPSDHEDFAEWLMEQGIDSLSLNPDTVVQTWINLSKKK; from the coding sequence ATGTCCAACAATGGCCCAGACTTGCGTAATGTGCTTTGGTACAACCAGCTTGGCATGCACGACGTTGACCGTGTCGGCGGCAAAAACGCCTCCCTCGGTGAAATGATCACCAATCTTTCCGATTTGGGCGTGGCCGTGCCAAACGGTTTTGCCACCACCGCGCAGGCGTTTAACGATTTCCTCGAACAAAGCGGTGTTAACCAGCGCATCTATCAGTTACTGGATCAAACTGACGTTGACGACGTTGCTCAGCTGGCCAAGGCCGGCGCGCAAATCCGCCAATGGGTGATCGACACGCCGTTCCATGCGGAATTCGAGCGCGAAATCAATCTGGCGTACCAACAGCTGGCCGACGGCGAACCGGAAGCCTCCTTCGCCGTGCGCTCCTCCGCCACCGCCGAAGACATGCCGGACGCCTCCTTCGCCGGCCAGCAAGAAACCTTCCTCAACGTGCAGGGCATCGACGCCGTGATGGTGGCGATCAAGCACGTTTTCGCCTCGCTGTTCAATGACCGCGCGATCTCCTACCGCGTGCATCAGGGCTACGATCACCGCGGCGTGGCGCTGTCGGCCGGGGTGCAACGCATGGTGCGTTCCGACCTGGCCTCTTCCGGCGTGATGTTCACCATCGATACCGAATCCGGTTTCGACCAGGTGGTCTTCATCACCTCCGCCTTCGGCCTGGGCGAAATGGTGGTGCAGGGGGCGGTGAACCCGGATGAGTTTTACGTCCACAAACCGACCTTGCTGAAGGGCAATCCGGCGATCGTGCGCCGCAACATGGGCTCGAAGAAGATCCGCATGGTGTACGCGCCATCGCAGGATCACGGCAAGCAGGTGCGCATCGAAGACGTGCCGGAACAGCAGCGCACCCGTTTCTCTCTGACCGATGACGAAGTGCAGGCGCTGGCGCGGCAGGCGATCCTGATCGAAAAACACTACGGCCGCCCGATGGACATCGAGTGGGCGAAAGACGGCCACACCGGCAAGTTGCTGATCGTGCAGGCCCGTCCGGAAACCGTGCGTTCCAACGAACAGACCATGGAGCGTTACCAGCTTAACGGTTCCGGCAAGGTGCTGGTGGAAGGGCGCGCTATCGGCCACCGTATCGGCGCGGGCCCGGTGAAGGTGATCCACGACATCAGCGAAATGGACCGCATCCAGGCCGGCGACGTGCTGGTGACCGACATGACCGACCCGGACTGGGAACCGATCATGAAGAAGGCCGCCGCCATCGTCACCAACCGCGGCGGCCGCACCTGCCACGCGGCGATCATCGCCCGTGAGCTGGGCATCCCGGCGGTAGTGGGCTGCGGCCACGCCACCGACGTGCTGAAAGACGGCCAGAAGGTCACCGTGTCCTGCGCGGAAGGCGACACCGGCTTCGTGTACAGCGATATGCTCGACTTCACCGTGCAGAGCTCGGAAGTGACCGAACTGCCGGATCTGCCGCTGAAGATCATGATGAACGTCGGCAACCCGGATCGCGCCTTTGACTTTGCGCGCCTGCCGAACGAAGGCGTAGGCCTGGCGCGGCTGGAGTTCATTATCAACCGCATGATTGGCGTGCACCCGCGGGCGCTGCTGGAGTTCGATCGGCAAACCCCGGCGCTGCAGAACGAAATTCGCGCGCTGATGCAGGGCTACGACCACCCGGTCGAATTCTATGTCGGTCGCCTGACCGAAGGCATCGCCACGCTGGGCGCGGCCTTCTGGCCTAAGCGGGTGATCGTGCGCCTGTCCGACTTCAAGTCCAACGAGTACGCCAACCTGGTGGGCGGCGAGAAGTATGAGCCGCATGAAGAGAACCCGATGCTGGGCTTCCGCGGCGCCGGCCGCTACGTGGCGGACAGCTTCCGCGACTGTTTCGCGCTGGAGTGCGAGGCGGTAAAACGCGTGCGCAACGAGATGGGCCTGACCAACGTCGAAATCATGGTGCCGTTCGTGCGCACCGTGGCGCAGGCGGAGGCGGTCGTGGCCGAGCTGGCGCGCCAGGGGCTGAAACGCGGCGAAAACGGGCTGAAAGTGATCATGATGTGCGAGATCCCTTCCAACGCCCTGCTGGCGGACCAGTTCCTCGAGCACTTCGACGGCTTCTCCATCGGCTCCAACGACATGACCCAGCTGGCGCTGGGGTTGGACCGCGACTCCGGCGTGGTTTCCGAGCTGTTCGACGAACGCAACGAGGCGGTGAAGGCGCTGCTGTCGATGGCGATCCAGGCGGCCAAGCGCCACGGCAAATACGTCGGTATTTGCGGCCAGGGGCCATCCGACCATGAAGACTTCGCCGAGTGGTTGATGGAGCAGGGCATCGACAGCCTGTCGCTCAACCCGGATACCGTGGTGCAAACATGGATTAATCTGTCGAAGAAAAAGTAA
- the ydiK gene encoding AI-2E family transporter YdiK: MPLPHSRYDLPRIIFGVLFIAIMIVACFWVIQPFILGFAWAGMVVIATWPLLIKLQKLLWGRRSLAVVVMTLLLILLFILPISLMISSLVDNSAPVIAWASTPGKLHIPDLAWLQSIPMIGNKVYNSYHTLVNAGGAALLAKVQPYFGQTATWFVAQAAHIGRLLLHCTLMLLFSVLLYARGEQVALGIRHFAVRLGAERGDAAVLLGGQAIRAVALGVVVTALVQSVLGGIGLAVTGIPAATLLTVLIFICCVAQLGPLFVLVPAIIWLYWSGDTTWGTVLLVWSCVVATLDNVLRPVLIRMGADLPMLLILSGVIGGLLAFGLIGLFIGPVVLAVSYRLLTAWMDEAPEPSADLKEVEKNLEEM; encoded by the coding sequence ATGCCACTTCCGCACTCGCGTTACGACTTACCGCGAATTATTTTCGGCGTGCTGTTTATCGCCATCATGATCGTCGCCTGTTTTTGGGTCATTCAACCCTTCATTCTCGGCTTTGCCTGGGCGGGCATGGTGGTCATCGCCACCTGGCCGTTGTTGATCAAGCTGCAAAAACTGCTGTGGGGCCGGCGTTCGCTGGCGGTGGTGGTCATGACGCTGCTGCTGATCCTGCTGTTCATCCTGCCGATTTCGCTGATGATCAGCAGCCTGGTGGACAACAGCGCGCCGGTGATCGCCTGGGCCAGCACGCCCGGCAAGCTGCATATCCCCGATCTGGCCTGGCTGCAGTCGATCCCGATGATCGGCAATAAGGTCTACAACAGCTATCACACGCTGGTTAACGCCGGCGGCGCGGCGCTGCTGGCGAAAGTGCAGCCGTATTTCGGCCAAACCGCCACCTGGTTCGTCGCGCAGGCGGCGCATATCGGCCGCCTGCTGCTGCACTGTACCCTGATGCTGCTGTTCAGCGTGCTGCTGTACGCGCGCGGCGAACAGGTCGCGTTGGGCATCCGTCACTTTGCGGTGCGCCTGGGCGCCGAACGCGGCGACGCGGCGGTGCTGCTGGGCGGCCAGGCGATCCGCGCGGTGGCGCTGGGCGTGGTGGTGACGGCGCTGGTGCAATCGGTGCTGGGCGGCATCGGTCTGGCGGTGACCGGCATTCCGGCCGCCACCCTGCTGACGGTGCTGATCTTCATCTGCTGCGTGGCGCAGCTGGGGCCATTGTTCGTGTTGGTGCCGGCCATCATTTGGCTCTATTGGAGCGGCGACACCACCTGGGGCACCGTGTTGCTGGTGTGGAGCTGCGTGGTCGCCACGCTGGATAACGTGCTGCGGCCGGTGTTGATCCGCATGGGCGCCGATTTGCCGATGCTGTTGATCCTGTCGGGCGTGATCGGCGGCCTGCTGGCCTTCGGACTGATCGGCCTGTTCATCGGTCCGGTGGTGTTGGCGGTGTCTTATCGCCTGCTCACCGCCTGGATGGACGAAGCGCCGGAGCCGAGCGCCGACCTGAAAGAGGTGGAGAAAAATCTGGAAGAGATGTAA
- the ydiJ gene encoding D-2-hydroxyglutarate dehydrogenase YdiJ, with product MIPQISQAPGLVQRVLDFLEALKHNGFNGDTATSYADRLTMATDNSVYQLLPDAVVFPRSTSDVALIARLAAEERFKALTFSPRGGGTGTNGQSLNTGIVVDMSRHMNRILEINVEQGWVRVEAGVIKDQLNQYLRPFGYFFSPELSTSNRATLGGMINTDASGQGSLVYGKTSDHVLGLRAVLLGGEMIDTRAMPTPLAETIAQEDSAEGRIYHRVLNSCRDRRALILEKFPKLNRFLTGYDLRHVLSDDLQTFDLTRILTGAEGTLAFITEARLDITPLPKVRRLVNVKYDSFDSALRNAPFMVAAKALSVETIDSKVLNLAREDIVWHSVSELITNVPDKEMLGLNIVEFAGDDQELIDGQMESLCRRLDELIAGRQGGVIGYQVCGDLAGIERIYNMRKKAVGLLGNAKGQAKPIPFAEDTCVPPQHLADYIVEFRQLLDSHNLSYGMFGHVDAGVLHVRPALDMCDPQQEVLMKQISDQVVALTAKYGGLLWGEHGKGFRAEYSPEFFGETLYEELRRIKAAFDPDNRLNPGKICSPLNLDAPMMQVDAVKRGTFDRQIPIAIRTSFRGAMECNGNGLCFNFDVRSPMCPSMKITGSRIHSPKGRAALVREWLRLLSEQGVDPLALEKQLPQQRLSFRTLIEKTRNSWYAGKGEYDFSHEVKEAMSGCLACKACSTQCPIKIDVPGFRSRFLQLYHTRYLRPARDYMVAGVESYTPLMAKAPKVFNFFFRQPWVRELSRNAIGMVDLPMLSSPTLRQQLSGHAAVTLTLEQLEGLSAAQRENHVLIVQDPFTSYYDAKVVADFVRLVEKLGYQPVLLPFSPNGKAQHIKGFLTRFARTARKTADFLNRVAQLGMPLVGVDPALVLCYRDEYNEILGEHRGAFQVQLVHEWLQQLVAERAEQPATGEPWYLLGHCTETTALPASGQQWAAIFSRFGARLENVSVGCCGMAGTYGHEVKNLQNSLGIYELSWHPALQRLPRQRCLATGYSCRSQVKRIEGNGVRHPLQALLEMIV from the coding sequence ATGATCCCACAGATTTCTCAGGCGCCCGGCCTCGTTCAACGGGTGCTCGACTTTTTGGAAGCACTGAAGCACAACGGATTCAACGGCGATACCGCCACCAGCTATGCCGACCGGCTGACGATGGCCACCGACAACAGCGTTTACCAGCTGTTGCCCGATGCGGTGGTGTTTCCTCGCTCCACCAGCGATGTGGCGCTGATCGCCCGTCTGGCGGCGGAAGAGCGCTTCAAGGCGCTGACCTTCAGCCCGCGCGGCGGCGGTACCGGCACCAACGGGCAGTCGCTCAATACCGGCATCGTGGTCGACATGTCGCGCCACATGAACCGCATTCTGGAAATTAACGTCGAACAGGGCTGGGTGCGGGTGGAGGCCGGGGTCATCAAGGACCAGCTCAACCAGTATCTGCGGCCGTTCGGTTATTTCTTCTCGCCGGAGCTCTCCACCAGCAACCGCGCCACGCTGGGCGGCATGATCAACACCGACGCCTCCGGCCAGGGCTCGCTGGTGTACGGCAAAACCTCCGATCACGTGCTCGGCCTGCGGGCGGTGCTGCTGGGCGGTGAAATGATCGACACCCGCGCCATGCCGACGCCGCTGGCGGAAACGATTGCCCAGGAAGACAGCGCCGAAGGGCGCATCTACCATCGGGTGCTGAACAGCTGCCGCGACCGGCGCGCGCTGATCCTGGAAAAATTCCCCAAGCTCAACCGCTTCCTGACCGGTTACGACCTGCGCCACGTGCTGAGCGACGACCTGCAAACCTTCGATCTGACGCGCATTCTGACCGGCGCCGAAGGAACGCTGGCGTTCATCACCGAGGCGCGCCTGGACATTACGCCGCTGCCGAAGGTGCGCCGGTTGGTGAACGTCAAATACGACTCCTTCGATTCCGCGCTGCGCAATGCGCCCTTTATGGTGGCGGCCAAGGCGCTGTCGGTGGAAACCATCGACTCCAAGGTGCTGAACCTGGCGCGCGAAGACATCGTCTGGCATTCGGTCAGCGAACTGATCACCAACGTGCCGGATAAGGAAATGCTCGGTCTGAACATCGTGGAATTCGCCGGCGACGACCAGGAACTGATCGACGGGCAGATGGAAAGCCTGTGCCGGCGGCTGGATGAGCTGATCGCCGGGCGGCAGGGCGGCGTGATCGGTTATCAGGTCTGCGGCGATCTGGCGGGCATCGAACGCATTTACAATATGCGCAAGAAGGCGGTCGGGCTGCTGGGCAACGCCAAAGGGCAGGCCAAGCCGATCCCGTTCGCCGAAGACACCTGCGTGCCGCCGCAGCATCTGGCGGACTATATCGTCGAGTTCCGCCAGCTGCTGGACAGCCATAACCTCAGCTACGGCATGTTCGGCCACGTCGATGCAGGGGTGCTGCACGTGCGGCCGGCGCTCGACATGTGCGATCCGCAGCAGGAAGTGCTGATGAAGCAGATTTCCGACCAGGTGGTGGCGCTGACCGCCAAGTACGGCGGCCTGCTGTGGGGCGAACACGGTAAAGGGTTCCGCGCAGAATACAGCCCGGAATTCTTCGGCGAAACGCTGTACGAAGAGCTGCGCCGCATCAAGGCGGCGTTCGATCCCGACAATCGGCTGAACCCGGGCAAGATTTGTTCGCCGCTGAACCTGGATGCGCCGATGATGCAGGTGGACGCGGTCAAGCGCGGCACCTTTGATCGCCAGATCCCGATCGCGATCCGCACCTCGTTCCGCGGCGCGATGGAGTGCAACGGCAACGGCCTGTGCTTCAACTTTGACGTGCGCAGCCCGATGTGCCCGTCGATGAAGATCACCGGCAGCCGCATTCACTCGCCGAAGGGGCGTGCGGCGCTGGTGCGCGAATGGCTGCGGCTGCTGTCCGAGCAGGGCGTCGATCCGCTGGCGCTGGAAAAACAGCTGCCGCAGCAGCGCCTCAGCTTCCGTACGCTGATCGAGAAAACCCGCAATAGCTGGTACGCCGGCAAGGGCGAATACGACTTCTCGCACGAGGTGAAAGAGGCGATGTCCGGCTGCCTGGCCTGTAAAGCCTGTTCCACCCAGTGCCCGATCAAAATAGACGTGCCGGGTTTCCGCTCGCGCTTCCTGCAGCTGTATCACACCCGCTATCTGCGCCCGGCGCGCGATTATATGGTGGCCGGAGTGGAAAGCTACACGCCGCTGATGGCCAAGGCGCCGAAGGTGTTCAACTTCTTCTTCCGGCAGCCCTGGGTGCGGGAATTGAGCCGCAACGCCATCGGCATGGTCGATCTGCCGATGCTGTCGAGCCCGACGCTGCGCCAGCAGCTCTCCGGGCACGCCGCCGTTACCCTGACGCTGGAGCAGTTGGAAGGGCTGAGCGCCGCGCAGCGCGAAAATCACGTGCTGATCGTGCAGGATCCGTTCACCAGTTATTATGACGCCAAAGTGGTGGCGGACTTTGTCCGGCTGGTGGAAAAACTCGGCTACCAGCCGGTGCTGCTGCCATTTTCGCCGAACGGCAAGGCGCAGCACATTAAAGGTTTCCTGACGCGTTTTGCCCGCACCGCGCGCAAGACCGCCGATTTCCTCAACCGGGTGGCGCAGCTCGGCATGCCGCTGGTGGGCGTCGACCCGGCGCTGGTGCTGTGTTACCGCGATGAATACAACGAGATCCTCGGTGAACATCGCGGCGCGTTCCAGGTGCAGCTGGTGCACGAATGGTTGCAGCAGTTGGTGGCGGAGCGCGCCGAGCAGCCGGCGACCGGCGAGCCCTGGTATCTGCTGGGGCACTGCACCGAAACCACCGCGCTGCCGGCCAGCGGCCAACAGTGGGCGGCGATCTTTTCCCGCTTCGGCGCCAGGCTGGAAAACGTCAGCGTCGGCTGCTGCGGCATGGCCGGTACCTACGGGCACGAGGTGAAGAACCTGCAAAACTCGCTCGGCATTTATGAGCTATCATGGCATCCGGCGCTGCAGCGTCTGCCGCGGCAACGCTGCCTGGCGACCGGCTATTCGTGCCGCAGCCAGGTGAAGCGCATCGAGGGCAACGGCGTGCGCCACCCATTACAGGCACTTCTGGAGATGATTGTGTGA
- the menI gene encoding 1,4-dihydroxy-2-naphthoyl-CoA hydrolase, with product MKLWKRETSLEQLNRAGDGCMVSHVGIEFTQLGEDFLEATMPVDSRTRQPFGLLHGGASVVLAESMGSMAGYLCSEGEQKVVGLEINANHLRAVFDGQVRGVCRALHVGRRHQVWQIEIFDPRDRLCCTSRLTTAVID from the coding sequence GTGAAATTGTGGAAACGTGAAACATCGCTGGAGCAGCTGAACCGCGCCGGTGACGGCTGCATGGTCAGCCACGTGGGCATCGAGTTTACCCAACTGGGGGAAGACTTTCTCGAAGCCACCATGCCGGTGGACAGCCGCACCCGGCAACCGTTCGGGCTGCTGCACGGCGGCGCTTCGGTGGTGCTGGCGGAGTCGATGGGCTCGATGGCCGGCTATCTGTGCAGCGAAGGCGAGCAAAAGGTGGTGGGGCTGGAAATCAACGCCAACCACCTGCGGGCGGTGTTTGACGGCCAGGTGCGCGGCGTGTGCCGCGCGCTGCACGTCGGCCGGCGCCATCAGGTATGGCAGATCGAGATTTTCGATCCGCGCGATCGCCTGTGCTGCACGTCGCGCCTGACCACCGCGGTGATCGACTGA
- a CDS encoding metalloregulator ArsR/SmtB family transcription factor, with protein MALTALRLFKNLSDETRLKIVLLLRELGELCVCELTGSLEELQPKISRHLSMLRESGLLIDRRDGKWIHYRLSPHMPAWAAAVIEQAYLSQKDEVTQLARRVSRSNATSGGKAVCL; from the coding sequence ATGGCGTTAACCGCCCTGCGACTGTTCAAGAATCTGTCCGACGAAACACGGTTGAAAATAGTCTTGCTCCTGAGAGAATTGGGCGAGCTCTGCGTTTGCGAACTGACCGGTTCGCTCGAAGAGCTGCAACCCAAGATATCGCGGCATCTTTCGATGCTGCGTGAAAGTGGCTTGTTGATTGATCGACGTGATGGCAAGTGGATCCATTATCGGCTTTCGCCGCATATGCCGGCCTGGGCTGCGGCCGTGATTGAACAGGCCTATCTGAGTCAGAAAGACGAAGTCACCCAATTGGCGCGCCGCGTTTCTCGCAGCAACGCCACAAGCGGCGGCAAGGCGGTCTGTCTCTAA
- a CDS encoding arsenic transporter, which produces MGLAAAIFVLTIVLVIWQPKGLGIGWSAMLGAVLALLSGVVHFGDIPTVWHIVWNATATFIAVIIISLLLDESGFFEWAALHVARWGNGRGRWLFTYIVLLGAAVSSLFANDGAALILTPIVIAMLLALGFSKGTTLAFVMAAGFIADTASLPLIVSNLVNIVSADFFQLGFNEYAAVMVPVDIAAIIATLVMLHLFFRKDIPATYEPAKLKAPRQAIRDAQTFKTGWGVLALLLVGFFGLEPLGVPVSSVAAAGALLLFVVAKKGHVINTGKVLRGAPWQIVIFSLGMYLVVYGLRNAGLTGYLSAILDGFAEHGLWAATLGTGFLTALLSSIMNNMPTVLVGALSIDGSAATGVIKEAMIYANVIGSDLGPKITPIGSLATLLWLHVLAQKDIKITWGYYFRVGIVMTLPVLLVTLAALALRLSA; this is translated from the coding sequence ATGGGGTTGGCTGCGGCGATTTTTGTCCTGACTATTGTTCTGGTGATCTGGCAGCCGAAGGGGTTGGGGATCGGTTGGAGCGCGATGCTGGGCGCGGTGCTCGCCTTGCTGTCCGGCGTGGTGCACTTCGGTGATATTCCCACGGTGTGGCATATCGTCTGGAACGCCACCGCGACCTTTATCGCCGTGATTATCATCAGCCTGTTGCTGGACGAGTCCGGCTTCTTTGAATGGGCGGCACTGCACGTTGCGCGATGGGGCAATGGGCGAGGGCGCTGGTTGTTTACTTATATTGTGTTGTTGGGGGCGGCGGTTTCCTCGCTGTTCGCCAATGACGGCGCCGCATTGATACTGACACCTATCGTGATCGCCATGCTGTTGGCGCTGGGCTTCAGCAAGGGGACTACGCTGGCGTTTGTGATGGCGGCGGGGTTTATCGCGGATACCGCCAGTTTGCCGCTTATCGTGTCGAACCTGGTCAACATCGTCTCGGCCGATTTCTTTCAGCTGGGATTCAACGAGTACGCTGCGGTGATGGTGCCGGTCGATATCGCGGCGATTATCGCCACGCTGGTGATGCTGCATCTGTTTTTCCGCAAAGATATCCCGGCGACCTATGAACCAGCCAAATTAAAAGCCCCACGGCAGGCGATCCGCGATGCGCAAACCTTCAAAACCGGCTGGGGCGTTTTGGCGCTGTTGCTGGTTGGCTTCTTTGGGCTGGAGCCGCTGGGCGTGCCCGTCAGTTCAGTGGCGGCGGCCGGCGCCTTGCTGCTGTTTGTCGTGGCCAAGAAAGGGCATGTCATCAATACCGGCAAAGTGCTGCGCGGCGCGCCCTGGCAGATCGTTATTTTCTCGCTGGGCATGTACCTGGTGGTTTACGGGCTGCGTAATGCCGGGCTTACCGGCTACCTGTCAGCGATACTCGACGGCTTCGCCGAGCATGGGCTTTGGGCCGCCACCCTGGGCACCGGCTTTCTCACGGCGCTTCTGTCTTCCATCATGAACAATATGCCCACGGTATTGGTAGGGGCGTTGTCCATCGACGGCAGCGCAGCCACCGGTGTGATCAAGGAGGCGATGATCTACGCCAATGTCATTGGCAGCGATTTGGGCCCTAAAATCACCCCTATCGGCAGCCTGGCCACCCTGCTGTGGTTACACGTGTTGGCGCAAAAGGACATCAAAATCACCTGGGGATATTACTTCCGGGTGGGCATCGTCATGACGTTGCCGGTGCTGTTGGTCACGCTGGCGGCGCTGGCATTGCGTTTGTCGGCGTAG